The genomic segment TGATATCCTAGCTGGAAATTGCGTGAGATTATATCAAGGAGACTATGAACAAGCCCAAGTCTATAACTCGGATCCGGTAGCTGTAGCGCAAGAATGGATAAAAAAGGGTGCTACCCGCCTGCATCTAGTGGATTTAGATGGAGCAAAGCAGGGTAAACCAGTTAATTTAGACGTAATTAAAGCGATTGTAACCGGAGTAGATGTTCCTGTTCAAGTTGGTGGGGGTTTACGCACCTTAGAGAGTCTCAAACAATTATTTAACTTGGGTGTAGCAGGCGCGATCGCCGGGACGGTAGCTGTAGAAAACCCAGAAGAAGTAAAACAGTGGTGTGTTCAATTCCCTGGAAGAGTAATTATCGGGATTGACGCTAGAGAGGGTAAAGTAGCTACTCGGGGCTGGTTAGAAACCACTGAAGTTGAAGCGATCGCACTAGCGCAACAGTTTACAGATATGGCTGCAGCGATTATTTATACCGATATACAGCGAGATGGAACGTTATCAGGACCTAATTTGAAGGCGTTGAGGGAATTAGCTGTGGCAGTAGATCTGCCCATTATCGCTTCTGGTGGGGTGAGTTCTTTAACGGACTTATTAAGTTTACTAGGATTGGAAAGTCTGGGGGTAACTGGAGTAATTTTGGGACGTGCGCTGTATACTGGGGCTGTGGATCTAACAGAAGCAATTAAGGCGATCGGTCCAGGGCGTTTACAGGATGTACCTCTGGGGGATAATTTCTCAACCTTCGCTTAGATTTTGACTATTTTTAACTAAATTCTCGGTCATTTTGGCTAACTCTGCCAGTTGCTTTTCTAAAGCCTCTGCTTTAGTTTGGTAGGAGAGTTTGCGTTTTATAGCACCTTTAGCTAGGTCTTCGCGATTTTTGCGTAAAGCTTCTAGTGCGACTTGATGCCAACTGTCTCTTTCTTGTAGGGCTTCTTTATATTGGGGTTGAATTTGATCCCAAACT from the Gloeocapsa sp. PCC 73106 genome contains:
- the hisA gene encoding 1-(5-phosphoribosyl)-5-[(5-phosphoribosylamino)methylideneamino]imidazole-4-carboxamide isomerase, which gives rise to MEVIPAIDILAGNCVRLYQGDYEQAQVYNSDPVAVAQEWIKKGATRLHLVDLDGAKQGKPVNLDVIKAIVTGVDVPVQVGGGLRTLESLKQLFNLGVAGAIAGTVAVENPEEVKQWCVQFPGRVIIGIDAREGKVATRGWLETTEVEAIALAQQFTDMAAAIIYTDIQRDGTLSGPNLKALRELAVAVDLPIIASGGVSSLTDLLSLLGLESLGVTGVILGRALYTGAVDLTEAIKAIGPGRLQDVPLGDNFSTFA